A single region of the Anticarsia gemmatalis isolate Benzon Research Colony breed Stoneville strain chromosome 11, ilAntGemm2 primary, whole genome shotgun sequence genome encodes:
- the LOC142976471 gene encoding uncharacterized protein LOC142976471, translating to MESPIQLDETGAEWLELEQLIAGCPKPTAIDVIGGIFCNICHSTFGNKKEFDRHYTEQHSNTPSGIVYTCVVCRKEIAPYPNFRNHCYQAHVVKDRFKCEHCNRQFSKQSILNSHIDAVHIFRCALCQKQFPSKNELHTHQNLHKREKEKPPYPCQQCSKTIESVDMCELHIDEHCKILYPCPICDETTASKIETAKHLTKHFDEVLTNEIDNTEISADCSVDMLGGVLCCYCDELFKNRTDFDLHFCNEHSNQEIVYSCNICGKQYHKYNLFANHCHFHVSKNRFECVECGKLFPRVSLLVLHTEAFHTGAGDSKPFSCVQCGHAFGSAWRLREHMRAAHTATSFTCPVDGCQMTFEAPRELILHQRKHQTSRDNWCRQCGLQFTTLSSCQAHLDVHRKKQYTCPVCNKEYREKYFIIKHIPTHFESVLHVCKVCGKVFNARSRLVEHTKTHSEIRNHKCSYCGKGFMRPHQLEQHLNIHTGSKPYKCMVCPKSFANHPNWMKHLKKIHNIDKNKLKTLAEDNKKANKNAPVVKNIITVDKNDSETKCESGIESTSPDLSLDNYIFESDDSTVDSIDPAIIEKDWCILNENAFIENSLQYTDMLPVVNNTTLEIEAKTSVEAISGVSAMSAASQGAVLREYGPEFNVDDGIHLDEPCLLPHIDPLLTIKAPGPPAWEPRVTRVYGDERLAVVDADVY from the exons ATGGAGTCACCCATTCAGTTAGACGAGACCGGCGCGGAGTGGTTGGAGCTGGAGCAGCTGATCGCGGGCTGCCCCAAGCCGACTGCGATCGACGTGATCGGAGGCATATTCTGTAACATTTGTCACTCAACGTTCGGCAACAAGAAAGAATTCGACCGGCACTATACCGAGCAGCACAGTAACACTCCGTCGGGCATAGTGTACACTTGCGTGGTGTGCCGCAAGGAGATAGCACCGTACCCCAACTTCCGCAACCATTGCTACCAGGCGCACGTCGTTAAAGACAGATTCAA ATGTGAACATTGCAACAgacaattttcaaaacaatccaTACTGAACAGTCATATTGATGCTGTGCACATCTTTCGGTGTGCTTTATGCCAAAAACA ATTCCCCTCAAAAAATGAACTTCATACACATCAAAACCTTCATAAGCGAGAAAAGGAGAAACCTCCATACCCATGCCAACAATGCTCAAAAACTATAGAGAGTGTTGATATGTGCGAATTGCACATTGATGAGCACTGCAAAATTTTGTACCCATGCCCCATCTGCGATGAAACTACAGCAAGCAAGATCGAAACTGCCAAACATTTGACAAAGCACTTTGACGAAGTTCTTACAAATGAAATCGACAACACCGAGATCAGTGCCGATTGTTCCGTGGACATGCTGGGAGGAGTCCTCTGCTGCTATTGCGatgaactattcaaaaatcgaACAGACTTCGATCTGCACTTCTGCAATGAACATTCTAATCAAGAAATCGTTTACTCCTGCAACATATGTGGAAAACAGTACCACAAATACAATTTGTTCGCCAACCATTGCCATTTTCACGTCTCCAAAAATAGATTCGA ATGCGTGGAATGCGGCAAGTTGTTCCCGCGCGTGTCGCTGCTGGTGCTGCACACGGAGGCCTTCCACACGGGCGCGGGCGACAGCAAGCCCTTCAGCTGCGTGCAGTGCGGACACGCCTTCGGCAGCGCCTGGCGCCTGCGCGAGCACATGCGCGCCGCGCACACCGCCACCTCCTTCACCTGCCCCGTGGACGGCTGCCAGATGAC GTTCGAAGCGCCCCGAGAGCTAATCTTGCATCAGCGCAAGCATCAAACATCTCGCGACAACTGGTGCCGGCAGTGCGGGCTGCAGTTCACCACGCTGTCCTCGTGCCAGGCGCACCTCGACGTCCACCGCAAGAAGCAGTACACCTGCCCCGTCTGCAACAAGGAGTACCGCGAGAAGTACTTCATCATCAAGCACATCCCCACGCACTTCGAGTCAGTGCTCCACGTGTGCAAGGTCTGCGGCAAAGTGTTCAACGCTCGCAGCCGACTCGTCGAACACACCAAAACCCATTCCGAAATTAGAAACCACAAATGCAGCTACTGCGGCAAGGGGTTCATGAGGCCCCACCAGCTCGAGCAACATCTCAACATTCACACCGGCTCCAAGCCTTACAAGTGCATGGTCTGCCCCAAGTCCTTCGCCAATCACCCCAATTGGATGAAACATTTGAAAAAGATACACAACatagataaaaacaaattgaaaacgCTCGCCGAAGATAACAAGAAAGCTAATAAAAACGCGCCCgtcgttaaaaatattataactgtcGACAAAAACGACAGTGAAACGAAATGCGAATCGGGAATCGAATCTACAAGTCCCGATTTGTCGCTAGATAACTATATATTCGAGTCGGATGACAGTACGGTCGACAGCATCGACCCCGCGATCATCGAGAAGGACTGGTGCATCTTGAACGAGAACGCTTTCATCGAAAATAGTCTACAGTACACAGATATGCTGCCCGTCGTTAACAACACCACCCTCGAAATCG AAGCAAAAACGAGCGTAGAGGCTATCTCGGGCGTGAGCGCCATGAGCGCGGCGAGCCAGGGCGCGGTGCTGCGCGAGTACGGGCCGGAGTTCAACGTGGACGACGGCATCCACCTGGACGAGCCCTGCCTGCTGCCGCACATCGACCCGCTGCTCACCATCAAGGCGCCGGGCCCGCCGGCCTGGGAGCCGCGCGTCACGCGGGTGTACGGCGACGAGCGGCTCGCCGTCGTCGACGCGGACGTATACTGA
- the LOC142976711 gene encoding TWiK family of potassium channels protein 7, which translates to MERQHPTSASFHGSMRSRDSSSTIGSDPREKIKDCFRKFIAFMFTQVGVGALVVCYAILGAAGFMHIEKDSPDEQLEEVRRLRQNCAESLWNITVNVNVFNETAWVLKVNEVLRVFQNNITSAIHTGYNGLSAEDTWSFPAALMYSLSVFTMIGYGNVVPKTVWGKVSTIAYACFGIPIYVLYFCNMGKVLAKTFKWLYITAHECSRRDDTLFEDGEMQPVKRKITVPSTACLWVISFYILTGTIMFGAWEKWNYLDSTYFCVISLCKIGFGDFVPGANIADSAGGSHLKLVINFIYVLLGMGLVAMCYNLMCEDVRVKVRELREDLKNCLDDITLKITVCMNDTKYYHQKQSRNLK; encoded by the coding sequence atggaGCGACAACACCCCACGAGCGCGAGTTTCCACGGCTCCATGAGGAGCAGAGACTCATCGTCGACAATAGGCAGTGACCCAAGAGAGAAAATTAAAGACTGTTTCAGAAAATTCATCGCATTTATGTTTACACAAGTGGGTGTTGGCGCCCTTGTTGTTTGTTACGCGATCCTCGGCGCCGCGGGCTTCATGCACATCGAAAAAGACAGCCCTGATGAACAACTGGAAGAAGTGAGGAGACTGAGACAGAACTGTGCTGAGTCTCTGTGGAACATTACTGTCAATGTGAACGTGTTCAATGAGACCGCTTGGGTGCTGAAAGTTAATGAAGTGTTGAgagtttttcaaaataacatcACATCTGCAATACATACTGGATACAATGGTCTCTCAGCTGAGGATACATGGTCATTTCCTGCAGCTCTCATGTACTCTCTGTCAGTGTTTACGATGATTGGGTATGGTAATGTTGTACCTAAGACGGTGTGGGGTAAAGTCAGTACAATAGCATACGCATGCTTTGGGATACCCATCTACGTgctgtatttttgtaatatgggTAAAGTTTTGGCTAAGACCTTCAAATGGTTGTATATAACTGCTCATGAGTGCAGCAGAAGAGATGATACATTATTTGAAGACGGGGAAATGCAGCCTGTGAAGAGGAAGATTACGGTTCCATCAACTGCTTGTCTATGGGTGATATCATTCTACATACTGACTGGTACAATAATGTTTGGAGCTTGGGAGAAATGGAACTATTTGGACTCAACCTACTTCTGTGTTATAAGTTTATGCAAGATTGGCTTTGGAGACTTTGTGCCTGGAGCGAATATTGCTGATTCTGCTGGCGGTTCACATTTAAAACttgtaattaactttatttatgtgCTGTTGGGCATGGGACTTGTTGCGATGTGCTATAACCTAATGTGCGAGGATGTCCGAGTGAAGGTACGAGAGCTAAGAGAAGACCTGAAGAATTGTCTTGATGACATTACACTGAAGATCACTGTATGCATGAATGATACTAAGTATTATCATCAGAAACAGAGCAGGAATCTCAAATGA
- the LOC142976478 gene encoding uncharacterized protein LOC142976478, with the protein MDKLKKEMDSAEKTKQKRERNVNFTVEETELLVALAEAKIHIIENKKSDAATWQCKEIAWKTIETEFNSLSTIVYRDHKHLKLKYEALKRDLRRKSALVKAESESGSGTVSSRLSPLDQRVRNMLRMSVEGSDSYDSDYVMPEAHMLCNVVIESRNQEIETPAPKLFLPPREEPKVVQPPRMLDTTIEIEPLNHQPGSDPTEGTNQPTEGSSSTPRPRKHVLMGQVKERRPFYQLIKEKIKIAQLQRQIKTEELHHKAIKRKILTEELEQKIIQRKYLEQELEHKKCINDLEKEHSLLKIELLKKFRRKHK; encoded by the exons atggaTAAATTGAAAAAGGAAATGGATAGTGCGGAGAAAACTAAGCAAAAACGTGAGAGAAATGTAAATTTCACTGTTGAAGAGACGGAACTTCTCGTAGCACTCGCGGAGGCGAAGATACacattatagaaaataaaaaaagtgacgCGGCTACTTGGCAATGTAAGGAGATAGCTTGGAAAACTATTGAGACAGAGTTCAACAGTTTATCTACTATTGTGTATCGTGATCATAAACATTTGAAGCTAAAATACGAAGCTTTGAAAAGAGACTTGAGAAGAAAGAGTGCTTTAGTGAAAGCGGAGTCCGAGAGCGGTAGTGGTACTGTTAGTAGTCGTTTATCGCCTTTAGATCAGAGAGTCAGGAACATGCTTCGTATGTCTGTCGAAGGAAGCGACAGTTATGACTCGGATTATGTTATGCCAG AAGCACACATGCTGTGTAATGTGGTAATAGAAAGCAGAAATCAGGAAATTGAGACTCCTGCACCTAAATTGTTTCTACCGCCTCGGGAGGAGCCAAAAGTAGTACAACCACCac gtATGTTAGACACAACAATAGAAATAGAGCCTCTGAACCATCAGCCAGGAAGTGATCCAACTGAGGGAACAAATCAACCCACTGAGGGAAGCTCATCTACTCCAAGACCTAGGAAACATGTTCTTATGG GCCAAGTGAAAGAAAGAAGACCCTTCTACCAGttaataaaggaaaaaataaaaatagcacaaTTACAAAGACAGATTAAAACAGAAGAATTACACCATAAagcaattaaaagaaaaatcctCACAGAAGAGTTAGAACAGAAGATTATACAGAGGAAATATTTAGAACAGGAATTAGAACATAAGAAATGTATCAATGACTTAGAGAAAGAACATAGTTTGCTCAAAATAGAGTTATTGAAGAAGTTTAGAAGGAAACATAAATGA